One Exiguobacterium sp. BMC-KP genomic window, GGCACTGACATTCATCACGATGACGATCTCGTTAACGCTTGACTGGATGTTGCTATTTATGGTCATTTACGCTGTCTTCTCGGTGACGAGTAACCTTGGTCGCCCGGCGATGAGCGCAATCATCATCGATGCGACGACGAAGGAAAACCGACAAGCGGTCTACGCGCTTGACTACTGGCTAATCAATCTCTCAATCGCCATTGGAACGGCGCTCGGTGGCTGGCTCTACGTCAGCAACCAATTACTCTTGTTCTGGATCTTGAGCTTTACGTCGTCCGTTTTACCGATCGCTTACTACCTGTTCCTCGAAGACACGCCGAAGACGTGGCAACGCCAAAAATTACGTGGCGTTCTCACGGATATCTTCAACAGTTATCAACTTGCTTGGCAAGATCGCCCGTTCGTCAGAGTTGTCTTCGGTTCAATGTGTATCTTAGCAGCTGAGTTTTCGATGGGGAGCTACGTTGCCGTGCGACTCGCTGATTCGTTCGAACCGCTCGCATTTGCCGGTTGGTCAATCAATGGAGTCCGAATGATGAGTATCATCAACATTGAAAATACGTTACTCGTCGTCACGTTGACGTTCATCGTCCAGCGACTTGCGAAACGATTATCACCACGGCGAACGCTTGCTGCAGGTCTCATGCTGTACACGATCGGTTACGTCGTCGTGACGAGTGCTAACAGTATGACGGCACTGATGGTCTTCATCTTCATCGCAACGATTGGCGAGTTGCTCTACTCACCGGTCTTGAACACACAAAAAGCGAACATGATGCCGGCCGATCAACGCGGGGCGTACTCGGCATTCGCGGGAACATCGTTTGCTGGAGCCGACTTACTCTCACGGTCGACGATTTTAGTCGGGACATTTTTGATCCCATCGATGATGAGTGTCTATCTCGGACTGATCCTGTTGACAGGCTTCGGATTGGTCTACACGAGCTTGTTCGTGAAGGAATCCGTCGAGCGACAGCGAAACGTATCTTAATAAGGGGGAATCGACATGAATTTACCAGATACATTAGAAACACCACGACACTTATTGCGCCGTTGGCAAGAAGACGATGCAGAAGCACTGTATGCTTATGCAAAGGAACCGAACGTCGGACCGAAGGCAGGCTGGGCACCGCACGCCTCACTTGACGAGAGCCGAGAAGTGATCGGAATTTTTCAAGCGTCACCTGGCGAATATGCTGTGACGGATAAGGAAACCGGTGAAGTGATCGGGAGCTTCGGTTTTCACTTCAACCGTCGCCCGGATGAGTCGATCACGCATGACCGTCAAGTCGAGATCGGCTATGTCCTTGCGCCTGACTACTGGGGAGAAGGACGGATGCCGGAGATCGTCGAAGCGATGCTTGATTTTATCTTCCGGGAACTACCAATCAATATCGTTTGGTGCGGACACTTTGATTTCAACGACCAATCACGCCGTGTCGTTGAAAAACTTGGCTTTACGCATGTTCTTGACCGACCATTCGTCTTAGAACGGATTGACGGACGAACCGTGATCAGTCGCGTTTACAACTGGACACGCGAGCGGTATGAAGTAGGACAAGGAATAAAAAATACGTAATAAAATACAAAGCAAGTCATCAGCGATTTTCTCTTAAACCGAGAACTTCGCTGTTTATTTTGTCTGCAATGTAAAAAAAACTTTACTTTAAGTCAAAAAAACTTTACTGTATATTTATGGGAATGATTAATTTTTGATGAGAGGAGAGAGGACTTGGGAATCAAAAGTGAGGGGAACATCAAGAATCGACTAGCTGTCTTAAGAGCTGAAAAAGGATGGTCGCAAAAAGAATTAGCCGAGAAGGTCGGAGTCAGTAGACAAACCATCATTTCCTTAGAGGGAAATCGCTATAGTCCCTCATTGATTCTGGCATTTGAGATTGCTTATTTGTTTGGTCAAGACATCAATGAAGTATTTCAATATGACCGAAAGGAAGAGGGAAAATGATAATCATCAACTTAGTTTTAATGCCGATTTTTCTATTGAGCTTGTTTGTATCTTTGACATTCATATTTGGTGAGGAAGGAAAAGATGAACGGGGTAGACGGATTATTTCTAGCGCTTATACATACACCTTTCCGATTTTTCCGATTGGTTGGTTACTATTAGAAACCTACCATCGGAGTTACGATCCCCTGACGTTTGTCGATTATCGAAATACATTAGGATTACTGATTCCTCTCACTTTCATTATTTTAGGTAGTGTGATTTTTACATTAAAAAGACGAGTATAAATCATTGATATAACTAAAATAATGTACGATACTCATTACACTTTAAAAATCATAAGACAAAGTAGCGACGTTCTCCATGTAGAGAATGTCGCTGCTTTGTCTTATTTTCTACTTAAGAATTAAGTGATTAATCTGTCTGACTGTTTTTGGTTGAACGGATAAAAGTAACTGCAATCGTAATAGAGGTCAAAACGTAACTCACGAGCACAGCAGTGATCTTTGACAAATCAAACACAGAAAGCAGCAACAGTTGGGGCACGAAAAAGACGACCACTGCAATCGGCAAAATCCATGTCTTCGTCTGCCATGCCGTAATGAGGATACAAATAATCATTAAGGCGCAAATCACCCAGCCGACGTTTGGAGATAACGTAATCTTTGGCGAATCGATAAGTCCATTGACGACTAGTAGTCCGATCATTAACAGAAGGTGAACGCTACCATGAATGCCGTAACGCATGATACGAGGACGAGCAGTATTACGTAAAGCATCTTGACGGAAGAGAAGCGCGAGAGTCGTCAAGTAAACGGCGCTAATTAGTAGAAAGCCACTGACGAGCAAGATACTGAACGTCGTTGTACCATTTAGGAGGTTTTGTAAATATAAAAAGCTAAACGCACCAAGATACACTTGCATGATCGTCCAAAAGGCTTGTTTTGAATCAAATGCCATCTCTTTAGATATCGACTGGATATAGTCAGCAGGACTCTCACCTGTGATCGCACGAACCGATTTTCCGTCTGCTTCCGCTTCGATCAGGTGATCTTCGAGTTCGGTGACGATCTCATTCGTTGCCTGTTCATTTTTACCGGAAGCAAGTAGGTATACCTTTAAGTCTTCCAAAAATCGTGTTGATTCCGTCGATAGGGTCATCTCATTCGTCCTCCTTTAAAATGCTTTCGACACTCGTCGAAAGGTGGTGCCATCTTTGCTTGAAGGCGGTGAGTTCTTCAACACCGCTCGTCGTAATCGAATAGTACTTTCGTTTTGGCCCTGAGGGAGAGACGCGTGAGGTTGCTTCGATCCATCCGAGTTTTTGCATCCGGATCAATAAAGGGTAAATCGTTCCTTCGCTGATGTCAGCGAAACCGTATGCTTTAAGTTTCGTCGCCAGTTCATAGCCATAAATCTCTTCTTCCGCAATCAGTGCGAGTAAGCAGCCGTCGAGAATTCCTTTTAACATTTGCGTCGATGACATCCGCATCTTCCTTTCGCTACTTGGTATTACAAGGTAATGATACGCTAAGCTATTTTGTATTGCAAGGTAGTGTGTACAATAAATCCAATGAATTTGAGGAAGAAGCTTTCATGACAGATTAATATGTAATATATTACTTATATGAAACCTACAATTAATGACTTATCCATTGCACGACTTCCTCTCAGTGAGGAAGTGTATCGGCGCCTGCAGCATCATATCATCACCTTACGCCTCGCCCCAGGAGAGAAGGTGAATGATCAAGCACTCGCGGAAGCGTTCGGCGTCAGTCGGACACCGGTCCGCGAAGCCTTGAAACGACTCGAAGAGGAGGGATTGATTTTTGCCAAACGGGGCTCACGGACAATCGTGACGGAACTCGATGCCGAACAGGCACAGCAAACCTATCCAATCATCGCGACCCTGCATGGATTGGCAGCGCGTCTTGCGGGACCAATGCTGACGAATGACGATTTAACAAGTCTGAAGGCGATTCATCAGCAGTTTACGGCGGCAATTGACAAGCAGGATACGGAAACGGCACTGGCACTTGACGATGCCTTTCACGATGTCTTCGTAAAACGCAGTCAAAACGATCAACTACGGGAGACAATCCGCCGGTTGACACCGTTGATCCGCCGGCTCGAATACGCCCAGTTCGATCGACTCGGACGTCAGTCGATTGCAGATCATGCCACGATTTTGACCGCGTGTGAAGAACGAGATGTCGAACAGCTCGTCCAAGCGACAGAGCATAACTGGAACGGGCTCGGTCGTCTACTCGTCTCAACATTAAAGGAGGAGAACTGATGCGACCGATTCTCTACGGCATACTCGCAGCGATGTTCTTCGCTGTTACGTTCATTCTCAATCAATCGATGCAAGGGGCAGGCGGTCACTGGATCTATAGTGCCTCACTTCGCTTTTTCCTGATGTTACCGTTCTTTATTGTCATCGTTTTGATGCGCCGCGGGATTGGGCGCGTCTTACAAGCGCTTCGAGCCGACATCGGCTTTTGGTTACTGTATGGAACGATCGGTTTCGGGTTGTTTTACGGTAGCATTTGTCTTGCTGCTGACTACGCACCAGGCTGGTTGATCGCCGGGACATGGCAGTTGACGATTCTAGCGGGACCACTGCTCGCGCCCTTATTTAACCAACGGATTCCGTGGTCGGCACTCAAGTATTCCGTCTTGATTGTCCTCGGTGTCGTCGTCATGCAACTATCGGTCGCGGGAAGTCTATCGCTTCAGTCACTTCTGTTCGGTGCCTTACCGGTTCTGGTCGCTGCGATTGCTTATCCGCTCGGGAACCGGAAGATGATGGAACGCTACGGGGATCAGCTCGATGTGTTTGAACGAATTCTTGGGATGACGCTCGCCAGTCTACCGTTTTGGATCGTTCTCTCCGTGATTGCTTACATACAGGTCGGCTTACCGAGTGTCAGTCAAGTCACCCAGTCCGGTTTCGTCGCGTTGTTCTCCGGGGTCATCGCAACCTCGCTCTTCTTCTACGCAACGTCGCTCGTCCGGACAGATCCAGTTCGATTAGCAGCGATTGAAGCGACCCAATCGTTTGAAATCGTCTTTACCGTTCTTGGGGAGATTCTTTTTCTCCACGCGGCACTGCCGACAGGACTTGCGACAATCGGTATCATCCTTGTCATGCTCGGGATGACGCTGCATAGTTTGAATCAGGCAGAGCGAACCGTCGTTCGTTCCGCTAAAAGAAAAATCAATTGAGAAAGTAGGCTGTCAGATGGTTTTAACAGGTACACTCGTCAATACCGTCCTGATCATCATCGGGACGTTGCTTGGATTGATGTTTCACCGGATTCCGGAACGTATGAAGGAGACTGTTCTGCAGGCGATTGGACTTGCTGTCGTCGTGCTCGGGATGCAGATGGGGATGAAAAGTACGAACTTTTTGATCGTCATCGGGAGTCTCGTCCTCGGTGGTGCGATCGGCGAGTGGTTCCGACTCGATGAGAAGCTCGACCGGATGGGGGCATGGCTCGAACGTAAGATCAGTCGCGGTCGTCCGTCGAACATCGCAGAAGGGTTCGTGACAGCGACGTTGATCTTCGTTATCGGTGCGATGGGTGTCCTCGGTGCGCTCGATGGTGGCTTACGTCAGGATCACGACGTCCTCTATACGAAAGGATTGATTGATGGTTTTACGGCACTCGTCCTTAGTTCAACGCTCGGGATCGGTGTCATGTTCTCAGCGATTCCCGTCTTTCTCTATCAAGGGGCGATTGCACTGAGTGCCGTTGCGATCACGAAATTCATTCCTGACGCTGCACTACAGGAATTCATCCTCGAGATGACAGCGACTGGTGGGGTGATGATTGCAGCAATCGGTCTCAACCTCGCTGGCATCACGAAGATTCGTGTTGCGAACTTGTTACCGGGAATCGTCATCGTCGCGGTCATCGTCACCGGTCTTCATTTGTTCTCATGAAAAATCCCCACTTGTCCGAAAGGACGAGCGGGGATTTTCTGTTTACGTCTCCATCAACGCGTTCGTTGAATAGACAGTAATCGTATGGCCATCGTAATGGAAGTCGTGCAATAACGGTTGATCCGTTGAAAGAGCAACCGGTAAGTAATGCCGGAGATTGCTGATGATGCCCATGTTATCGTCGTCTAAGATCCAGTCGAGCGATTTCCAATCGAGGATGCCTTCGACCGTCATGACTGGTGTCGGAAACGGGCGGTCTTCTAGTTCAGCAAGATAGAGATACATCCCAGACGTCTCTTCTCCGTGTAAGCGGACGATGCCTTTTGGTATCACCGAATCTAACGTGATGCCTGTTTCTTCGAACGTCTCGCGGATGACGGCGGCTTCCGGTGTCTCACCCGGTTCAATCTTACCGCCGACGCCGTTCCACATGCCCATCGCTAGTCGTTTTTGGCGATTGACGAGTAAAAAACTGTCCGCGTGACGGATTAAACAAAGCGTATAACAATCCATGTTCATTACTCCTGTCCTAAAAAATGTGTTTGGTACAGCATCTCGAATTGAGTGGGACCTGCGACCGGCAATTCGGTCGTCGTCGTGTCTTCGATTCGTAACGTCCGCTCGGTTAACGTCTTTTGCCCGCTTGGCGTTCGCATCGCGACGAGACGACCTTTGTTGAACGGGGAAGCGTCGCTCTGCTGAATGATCTGTTCCATCTTCGATAAGTCGTCCGTCGT contains:
- a CDS encoding MDR family MFS transporter, translating into MKWKEIPKPIKVRLITSFFNRAVSFSIMPFMALLFVKAFNEVVAGAFLIAMVFVSFITNLLGGYLADRFSRKRLLVTTSTLTALTFITMTISLTLDWMLLFMVIYAVFSVTSNLGRPAMSAIIIDATTKENRQAVYALDYWLINLSIAIGTALGGWLYVSNQLLLFWILSFTSSVLPIAYYLFLEDTPKTWQRQKLRGVLTDIFNSYQLAWQDRPFVRVVFGSMCILAAEFSMGSYVAVRLADSFEPLAFAGWSINGVRMMSIINIENTLLVVTLTFIVQRLAKRLSPRRTLAAGLMLYTIGYVVVTSANSMTALMVFIFIATIGELLYSPVLNTQKANMMPADQRGAYSAFAGTSFAGADLLSRSTILVGTFLIPSMMSVYLGLILLTGFGLVYTSLFVKESVERQRNVS
- a CDS encoding GNAT family N-acetyltransferase produces the protein MNLPDTLETPRHLLRRWQEDDAEALYAYAKEPNVGPKAGWAPHASLDESREVIGIFQASPGEYAVTDKETGEVIGSFGFHFNRRPDESITHDRQVEIGYVLAPDYWGEGRMPEIVEAMLDFIFRELPINIVWCGHFDFNDQSRRVVEKLGFTHVLDRPFVLERIDGRTVISRVYNWTRERYEVGQGIKNT
- a CDS encoding helix-turn-helix transcriptional regulator, coding for MKSEGNIKNRLAVLRAEKGWSQKELAEKVGVSRQTIISLEGNRYSPSLILAFEIAYLFGQDINEVFQYDRKEEGK
- a CDS encoding PadR family transcriptional regulator, which encodes MSSTQMLKGILDGCLLALIAEEEIYGYELATKLKAYGFADISEGTIYPLLIRMQKLGWIEATSRVSPSGPKRKYYSITTSGVEELTAFKQRWHHLSTSVESILKEDE
- a CDS encoding GntR family transcriptional regulator produces the protein MKPTINDLSIARLPLSEEVYRRLQHHIITLRLAPGEKVNDQALAEAFGVSRTPVREALKRLEEEGLIFAKRGSRTIVTELDAEQAQQTYPIIATLHGLAARLAGPMLTNDDLTSLKAIHQQFTAAIDKQDTETALALDDAFHDVFVKRSQNDQLRETIRRLTPLIRRLEYAQFDRLGRQSIADHATILTACEERDVEQLVQATEHNWNGLGRLLVSTLKEEN
- a CDS encoding DMT family transporter; translation: MRPILYGILAAMFFAVTFILNQSMQGAGGHWIYSASLRFFLMLPFFIVIVLMRRGIGRVLQALRADIGFWLLYGTIGFGLFYGSICLAADYAPGWLIAGTWQLTILAGPLLAPLFNQRIPWSALKYSVLIVLGVVVMQLSVAGSLSLQSLLFGALPVLVAAIAYPLGNRKMMERYGDQLDVFERILGMTLASLPFWIVLSVIAYIQVGLPSVSQVTQSGFVALFSGVIATSLFFYATSLVRTDPVRLAAIEATQSFEIVFTVLGEILFLHAALPTGLATIGIILVMLGMTLHSLNQAERTVVRSAKRKIN
- a CDS encoding DUF554 domain-containing protein, translating into MVLTGTLVNTVLIIIGTLLGLMFHRIPERMKETVLQAIGLAVVVLGMQMGMKSTNFLIVIGSLVLGGAIGEWFRLDEKLDRMGAWLERKISRGRPSNIAEGFVTATLIFVIGAMGVLGALDGGLRQDHDVLYTKGLIDGFTALVLSSTLGIGVMFSAIPVFLYQGAIALSAVAITKFIPDAALQEFILEMTATGGVMIAAIGLNLAGITKIRVANLLPGIVIVAVIVTGLHLFS
- a CDS encoding NUDIX hydrolase, whose product is MDCYTLCLIRHADSFLLVNRQKRLAMGMWNGVGGKIEPGETPEAAVIRETFEETGITLDSVIPKGIVRLHGEETSGMYLYLAELEDRPFPTPVMTVEGILDWKSLDWILDDDNMGIISNLRHYLPVALSTDQPLLHDFHYDGHTITVYSTNALMET